One stretch of Enterobacter sp. RHBSTW-00994 DNA includes these proteins:
- the glnB gene encoding nitrogen regulatory protein P-II — MKKIDAIIKPFKLDDVREALAEVGITGMTVTEVKGFGRQKGHTELYRGAEYMVDFLPKVKIEIVVSDDIVDTCVDTIIRTAQTGKIGDGKIFVFDVARVIRIRTGEEDDAAI, encoded by the coding sequence ATGAAAAAAATTGATGCGATTATTAAACCTTTCAAACTGGATGATGTACGTGAAGCGCTGGCGGAAGTTGGCATTACCGGGATGACAGTGACTGAAGTGAAAGGTTTTGGTCGCCAGAAGGGCCACACTGAGCTGTACCGTGGCGCAGAGTACATGGTGGACTTTCTGCCGAAAGTGAAAATTGAAATTGTGGTGAGTGACGATATTGTCGATACCTGCGTGGATACAATTATTCGTACGGCACAGACGGGTAAAATCGGCGACGGCAAAATTTTCGTGTTTGATGTTGCGCGTGTTATCCGTATCCGTACGGGCGAGGAAGACGACGCCGCGATTTAA
- a CDS encoding DUF2569 domain-containing protein gives MQCIECQQKEANKESGLCDECEQQDEQKINGLLYLPAAGLVINLLTTPFGAWNYFSAVFRYFQQGSGITLFGMGGIPVVLIDLVLTFAAGWFFFKRKAGIRKIIIPYYLMGVAYMLYFVGIPAWVFDARLDTADIRNALSPLVGALIWIPYFLRSKRIHRVFIHG, from the coding sequence ATGCAGTGCATAGAATGTCAGCAAAAAGAGGCCAATAAAGAGTCTGGGTTGTGTGATGAGTGCGAACAACAGGATGAACAGAAAATAAACGGGCTGCTTTATCTGCCTGCTGCCGGGTTAGTGATTAACCTGCTGACGACACCGTTTGGCGCCTGGAACTATTTTTCCGCCGTGTTCCGTTATTTTCAGCAAGGCAGTGGTATCACTCTGTTTGGCATGGGAGGAATTCCGGTTGTGTTAATTGATCTGGTTCTGACCTTTGCTGCTGGATGGTTCTTCTTTAAAAGAAAAGCGGGTATCCGCAAAATCATCATTCCCTACTATTTAATGGGGGTGGCTTACATGCTTTATTTCGTAGGTATTCCGGCGTGGGTCTTTGATGCCAGACTGGATACTGCAGATATCCGTAATGCGCTTTCACCGCTGGTTGGCGCGCTTATCTGGATCCCTTATTTCCTGCGGTCAAAACGCATTCATCGCGTTTTCATTCACGGGTAA
- the qseG gene encoding two-component system QseEF-associated lipoprotein QseG has translation MNLCLVSMSHVFFRAVRAVFSSKKWRLGLSGLLLAGCVSHAPESAISDRQDDKWPENQLADFLTTRCDDLWNLSGHDVDVNPLYWLRGIDCAQRLAPATARAQAAMWGDDTWQDTFKRAILLADAKITPVERRANTAQLDTLSSRIPAQVRPVYQLWREGQVQQLQLAEERSRYSKLQQSTDGELDTLRQQQQYLRTQLDTTTRKLENLTDIERQLSTRKPAGSYLPDGSKSNSQSTTPDQDSDTQKQEDVKP, from the coding sequence ATGAATCTATGTCTGGTGAGTATGTCACACGTCTTTTTTCGCGCAGTGCGCGCAGTGTTTTCCAGCAAAAAATGGCGTCTGGGCCTGTCCGGTTTACTTCTGGCGGGGTGTGTTTCCCATGCCCCTGAGAGTGCGATTAGTGATAGACAAGATGATAAATGGCCAGAAAACCAACTGGCGGACTTCCTGACCACTCGCTGCGACGATCTCTGGAATTTATCTGGTCATGATGTGGATGTTAACCCTCTGTACTGGCTTCGTGGGATCGATTGCGCGCAGCGTCTTGCGCCCGCCACCGCTCGCGCACAAGCGGCTATGTGGGGAGACGATACCTGGCAGGATACGTTTAAACGCGCGATTTTACTGGCCGACGCTAAAATTACCCCCGTCGAACGGCGAGCAAATACCGCGCAACTGGACACGCTCAGTTCACGGATCCCGGCCCAGGTTCGCCCGGTGTACCAACTCTGGCGAGAAGGGCAAGTGCAACAACTGCAACTGGCCGAAGAACGCTCCCGCTACAGTAAGTTACAGCAGTCTACCGACGGTGAGCTTGATACACTTCGCCAGCAACAACAATACTTACGCACTCAACTTGATACCACGACGCGCAAGCTTGAAAACCTGACTGATATTGAAAGACAGCTCTCGACACGTAAACCGGCGGGGAGCTATTTGCCCGATGGGTCAAAGAGTAATTCACAATCGACAACGCCGGATCAGGATAGTGATACGCAGAAACAAGAGGATGTGAAGCCATGA
- the glrR gene encoding two-component system response regulator GlrR, protein MTSRKPAHLLLVDDDPGLLKLLGMRLVSEGFSVVTAESGQEGLKVLTREKIDLVISDLRMDEMDGMQLFAEIQKQQPGMPVIILTAHGSIPDAVAATQQGVFSFLTKPVDKDALYKAIDSALEHAAPSSDEAWRESIVTRSPAMLRLLEQARMVAQSDVSVLINGQSGTGKEILAQAIHNASPRNKNAFIAINCGALPEQLLESELFGHARGAFTGAVSSREGLFQAAEGGTLFLDEIGDMPAPLQVKLLRVLQERKVRPLGSNRDIDINVRIISATHRDLPKVMARNEFREDLYYRLNVVNLKIPALAERAEDIPLLANHLLRQSADRHKPFVRAFSTDAMKRLMTASWPGNVRQLVNVIEQCVALTSSPVISDALVEQALEGENTVLPTFVEARNQFELNYLRKLLQITKGNVTHAARMAGRNRTEFYKLLSRHELEANDFKE, encoded by the coding sequence ATGACAAGCCGTAAACCCGCTCACCTCCTGCTGGTCGACGATGACCCTGGTTTGTTAAAACTGCTGGGAATGCGCCTGGTTAGCGAAGGTTTTAGCGTGGTAACTGCCGAAAGTGGGCAGGAAGGACTGAAAGTGCTTACCCGTGAGAAGATTGATCTCGTGATCAGCGATTTGCGGATGGACGAAATGGATGGCATGCAGTTGTTTGCTGAGATCCAGAAACAGCAGCCTGGCATGCCGGTGATTATTCTTACCGCACACGGTTCGATCCCGGATGCCGTTGCCGCGACGCAGCAGGGCGTATTTAGCTTCCTGACCAAACCGGTAGACAAAGATGCACTCTATAAGGCCATCGATAGCGCGCTTGAGCACGCCGCGCCCTCCAGCGATGAAGCATGGCGAGAATCGATCGTCACTCGAAGCCCGGCCATGCTGCGTCTGCTTGAGCAGGCGCGAATGGTGGCGCAATCAGATGTGAGCGTGCTGATTAACGGCCAGAGTGGAACCGGGAAAGAGATCCTGGCGCAGGCTATTCACAACGCCAGCCCGCGCAATAAAAATGCCTTTATTGCGATCAACTGCGGTGCGTTGCCAGAGCAGCTTTTGGAATCTGAATTATTTGGTCACGCGCGGGGGGCATTTACCGGTGCAGTGAGCAGCAGGGAAGGGCTGTTTCAGGCGGCCGAAGGCGGTACGCTTTTCCTTGATGAGATCGGTGATATGCCTGCGCCGCTCCAGGTAAAATTATTACGTGTTTTGCAGGAGCGTAAAGTCCGTCCTTTGGGCAGCAACCGCGATATTGATATCAACGTGCGCATTATCTCTGCCACACATCGTGATTTACCGAAGGTGATGGCACGAAACGAATTTCGTGAAGATCTCTATTATCGTCTCAACGTCGTGAACCTGAAAATCCCTGCACTGGCAGAGCGTGCGGAAGATATCCCGTTGTTGGCGAACCATCTTCTGCGCCAGTCCGCTGACCGTCACAAGCCGTTTGTCCGGGCATTTTCAACGGATGCAATGAAACGTCTGATGACGGCAAGCTGGCCGGGTAATGTGCGTCAACTGGTAAATGTCATTGAGCAGTGTGTGGCGCTGACATCTTCACCGGTGATCAGTGATGCGCTGGTGGAGCAGGCGCTGGAAGGTGAAAATACGGTGTTGCCGACCTTTGTTGAAGCGCGTAATCAGTTTGAGCTCAACTATCTGCGTAAGCTCCTCCAGATCACTAAGGGTAACGTCACCCATGCGGCGCGTATGGCCGGACGTAACCGTACCGAGTTCTACAAGCTGCTGTCGCGCCATGAGCTGGAAGCGAACGATTTTAAAGAGTAG
- the hmpA gene encoding NO-inducible flavohemoprotein — protein MLDAQTIATVKATIPLLVETGPKLTAHFYDRMFAHNPELKEIFNMSNQRNGDQREALFNAIAAYASNIENLAALLPAVEKIAQKHTSFQIQPEQYNIVGGHLLATLDEMFSPGQEVLDAWGKAYGVLANVFINREAQLYSENANKNGGWEGTRAFRIVEKTPRSALITSFEFEPVDGQPVADYQPGQYLGVWLKPEGFPHQEIRQYSLTRKPNGKGYRIAVKREEGGQVSTWLHNHASVGDVVHLAAPAGDFFMAVEANTPVTLISAGVGQTPMLAMLDTLAKSNHSAQVNWFHAAENGDVHAFADEVNTIATSLPRFNAHTWYRQPTDADRAAKRFNSEGLMDLGQQEGAFSAPDMQFYVCGPVAFMQYAAKQLVGLGVAKDNIHYECFGPHKVL, from the coding sequence ATGCTCGACGCTCAAACCATCGCAACCGTTAAAGCCACCATTCCCCTGCTGGTCGAAACCGGACCTAAACTTACCGCCCATTTCTACGATCGCATGTTCGCGCATAACCCGGAGCTCAAAGAGATTTTCAACATGAGCAACCAGCGTAATGGCGATCAGCGTGAAGCACTGTTTAACGCCATCGCGGCTTATGCCAGTAACATTGAAAACCTGGCGGCTTTGCTGCCTGCGGTAGAAAAAATCGCGCAGAAACATACCAGTTTCCAGATCCAACCCGAGCAATACAATATCGTTGGCGGCCACCTGCTGGCGACGCTGGACGAGATGTTCAGCCCAGGTCAGGAGGTCCTGGACGCATGGGGTAAAGCCTATGGCGTGCTGGCAAACGTGTTTATCAATCGCGAAGCACAACTCTACAGCGAAAATGCAAACAAAAACGGCGGCTGGGAAGGAACCCGCGCGTTCCGTATCGTCGAGAAAACCCCGCGTAGCGCCCTGATTACCAGCTTTGAATTTGAACCTGTCGATGGTCAGCCGGTTGCCGATTACCAGCCAGGCCAGTATCTGGGGGTCTGGCTGAAACCCGAAGGCTTCCCGCACCAGGAGATCCGCCAGTACTCTCTGACACGTAAACCCAACGGTAAAGGCTATCGCATTGCGGTAAAACGTGAAGAAGGCGGTCAAGTTTCCACCTGGCTGCATAATCATGCGAGTGTCGGAGATGTGGTTCATCTGGCCGCACCAGCGGGCGATTTCTTTATGGCCGTTGAGGCGAATACGCCAGTGACGCTGATTTCTGCGGGTGTCGGTCAAACCCCGATGCTGGCGATGCTGGATACGCTGGCAAAATCTAACCACAGTGCCCAGGTGAACTGGTTCCATGCGGCTGAAAACGGTGACGTTCACGCCTTTGCGGATGAAGTGAATACGATTGCGACAAGTTTGCCACGCTTTAACGCGCACACCTGGTATCGTCAGCCGACAGACGCTGACCGGGCAGCCAAACGTTTCAACAGTGAAGGATTGATGGATTTAGGCCAGCAGGAAGGTGCGTTCAGCGCACCAGATATGCAGTTCTACGTCTGTGGTCCGGTGGCGTTTATGCAGTATGCCGCGAAGCAACTGGTTGGATTGGGTGTGGCGAAAGACAACATTCACTATGAATGTTTTGGACCGCATAAAGTTCTGTAA
- the glyA gene encoding serine hydroxymethyltransferase, whose translation MLKREMNIADYDAELWQAMEQEKVRQEEHIELIASENYTSPRVMQAQGSQLTNKYAEGYPGKRYYGGCEYVDIVEQLAIDRAKELFGADYANVQPHSGSQANFAVYTALLQPGDTVLGMNLAQGGHLTHGSPVNFSGKLYNIIPYGIDESGKIDYADMAKQAQTHKPKMIIGGFSAYSGVVDWAKMREIADSIGAYLFVDMAHVAGLIAADVYPNPVPHAHVVTTTTHKTLAGPRGGLILAKGGSEELYKKLNSAVFPSAQGGPLMHVIAGKAVALKEAMEPEFKVYQQQVAKNAKAMVEVFLNRGYKVVSGGTENHLFLLDLVDKNLTGKEADAALGRANITVNKNSVPNDPKSPFVTSGIRIGSPAVTRRGFKEAEVKELAGWMCDVLDNINDEAVIERVKGKVLDICARFPVYA comes from the coding sequence ATGTTAAAGCGTGAAATGAACATTGCCGATTATGATGCCGAACTGTGGCAGGCTATGGAGCAGGAAAAAGTACGTCAGGAAGAGCACATCGAACTGATCGCCTCCGAGAACTACACCAGCCCGCGCGTCATGCAGGCGCAGGGTTCTCAGCTGACCAACAAATATGCTGAAGGTTACCCAGGCAAGCGCTACTACGGCGGTTGCGAATACGTTGATATCGTTGAACAACTGGCGATTGACCGTGCAAAAGAGCTGTTTGGCGCTGATTACGCTAACGTGCAGCCACACTCCGGATCTCAGGCTAACTTCGCTGTTTATACCGCTCTGCTGCAACCGGGTGATACCGTTCTGGGTATGAACCTGGCGCAAGGTGGCCACCTGACTCACGGCTCTCCGGTTAACTTCTCCGGCAAGCTGTACAACATCATCCCTTACGGTATCGATGAGTCCGGTAAAATTGACTACGCTGACATGGCGAAGCAGGCTCAAACCCACAAACCGAAGATGATTATCGGTGGTTTCTCCGCATACTCTGGCGTGGTTGATTGGGCAAAAATGCGTGAAATCGCAGACAGCATCGGTGCGTATCTGTTCGTGGATATGGCGCACGTTGCAGGCCTGATTGCTGCGGATGTATACCCGAACCCGGTTCCGCATGCTCACGTTGTAACCACCACGACCCACAAAACCCTGGCAGGTCCACGCGGTGGCCTGATCCTGGCGAAAGGCGGTAGCGAAGAGCTGTACAAGAAACTGAACTCTGCTGTTTTCCCAAGCGCACAGGGCGGCCCGCTGATGCACGTTATCGCGGGTAAAGCAGTGGCACTGAAAGAAGCGATGGAGCCAGAGTTCAAGGTTTACCAGCAGCAGGTTGCGAAAAACGCCAAAGCGATGGTGGAAGTCTTCCTGAATCGTGGTTACAAAGTGGTGTCTGGCGGTACTGAGAACCACCTGTTCCTGCTGGATCTGGTTGATAAAAACCTGACCGGTAAAGAAGCTGACGCTGCCCTGGGCCGTGCCAACATCACCGTTAACAAAAACAGCGTGCCTAACGATCCTAAGAGCCCGTTTGTGACCTCCGGTATCCGTATCGGTTCTCCGGCTGTGACGCGTCGCGGTTTCAAAGAAGCGGAAGTGAAAGAGCTGGCAGGCTGGATGTGTGACGTTCTGGACAACATCAATGACGAAGCGGTCATTGAGCGCGTTAAAGGTAAAGTGCTGGATATCTGCGCACGCTTCCCTGTTTACGCATAA
- a CDS encoding 3-phenylpropionate MFS transporter — translation MALHSTRWLALSYFTYFFSYGIFLPFWSVWLKGIGLTPETIGLLLGAGLIARFLGSLIIAPRVSDPSLLIKSLRILALLTLVFLAGFWISHQFAWLMVVMVGFNLFFSPLVPLTDALANTWQKQITMDYGRVRLWGSIAFVIGSALVGKLVSLYDYHAILALLSIGIASMLLGMLLRPSVMPQGESRHQESAGWPAWRTLVAQSWRFLACVCLLQGAHAAYYGFSAIYWQGAGYSASAVGYLWSLGVVAEVVIFALSKKLFRRFGARDLLLLSAICGVARWGIMGWTTELPWLIVAQILHCGTFTVCHLAAMRYIAAREGGDVIRLQAVYSAVAMGGSIAIMTVFAGFLYQHLGHGVFWVMALVALPAMVVRPKVAARV, via the coding sequence ATGGCTTTGCATTCCACACGCTGGCTGGCGCTCAGCTATTTCACCTATTTTTTCAGCTACGGTATTTTTCTGCCTTTCTGGAGCGTCTGGCTCAAAGGAATTGGGCTGACGCCTGAGACCATCGGTTTGTTGCTCGGTGCAGGACTTATCGCACGTTTTCTCGGTAGTCTCATTATTGCCCCCCGTGTTAGCGATCCCTCATTACTGATTAAATCCTTACGTATTCTGGCGCTCCTGACGCTGGTGTTCCTTGCCGGGTTTTGGATCAGCCATCAGTTTGCCTGGCTGATGGTGGTGATGGTGGGTTTTAACCTTTTCTTCTCTCCCCTGGTTCCGTTGACAGATGCCCTGGCAAATACATGGCAAAAACAGATAACCATGGATTATGGCCGTGTTCGCCTGTGGGGATCGATTGCGTTTGTGATTGGGTCCGCGCTGGTGGGCAAACTGGTCAGTCTCTACGATTACCACGCCATTCTGGCACTGCTGAGCATCGGGATTGCCTCCATGTTACTGGGCATGCTGCTGCGTCCGTCGGTAATGCCGCAGGGGGAAAGTCGTCACCAGGAGAGTGCTGGCTGGCCGGCCTGGCGCACGCTAGTGGCGCAGAGTTGGCGTTTTCTGGCCTGTGTCTGCCTGCTACAAGGGGCACATGCGGCCTACTATGGCTTCAGTGCGATTTACTGGCAGGGGGCGGGATATTCCGCTTCAGCGGTGGGCTATTTATGGTCACTCGGCGTGGTGGCAGAAGTTGTTATCTTCGCGCTGAGCAAAAAACTGTTCCGCCGTTTTGGTGCTCGCGATCTGTTATTGCTTTCCGCTATTTGCGGTGTGGCGCGCTGGGGCATTATGGGCTGGACCACAGAGCTGCCGTGGCTGATTGTGGCGCAAATCCTGCACTGTGGAACCTTCACCGTTTGTCATCTGGCGGCGATGCGCTATATCGCTGCTCGTGAGGGTGGGGACGTTATTCGACTTCAGGCGGTTTATTCCGCGGTGGCCATGGGTGGCAGTATCGCAATAATGACAGTCTTTGCCGGTTTCCTGTATCAGCACCTGGGGCATGGCGTATTCTGGGTGATGGCTCTGGTGGCGCTGCCTGCAATGGTAGTGC
- a CDS encoding DoxX family protein, producing MNTLRYFDFGQSRPLMLLIARIAIVVLFIIFGFPKLTGFSGTVQYMTSLGAPMPMLAAIIAVVMEVPAAILIVLGFFTRPLAILFVFYTLGTAVIGHHYWDMSGDAVVPNMINFYKNISIAGAFLLLAITGPGALSIDRR from the coding sequence ATGAACACTCTGCGTTATTTTGATTTCGGCCAGTCCCGTCCTCTGATGTTACTGATTGCCCGTATCGCGATCGTTGTGTTGTTTATTATTTTTGGTTTTCCGAAGCTGACTGGATTTAGTGGTACGGTGCAATATATGACGTCACTGGGCGCACCAATGCCCATGCTGGCCGCCATTATTGCCGTGGTGATGGAAGTTCCCGCCGCCATTCTTATTGTGCTCGGCTTTTTTACTCGCCCGCTGGCGATACTCTTCGTTTTTTATACGCTAGGGACGGCGGTAATTGGCCACCACTACTGGGACATGAGCGGCGATGCGGTTGTGCCAAATATGATCAACTTCTATAAAAATATCAGTATTGCTGGTGCATTCTTGCTGCTGGCGATAACCGGGCCTGGCGCACTCTCCATTGACCGACGTTAA
- the qseE gene encoding two component system sensor histidine kinase QseE/GlrK gives MKRWPVFPRSLRQLVMMAFLLILLPLLVLAWQAWQSLNALSAQAALTNRTTLVDARRSEAMTNAALEMERSYRQYCVLDDRTLEKVYQNQRKRYSEMLDAHAGVLPDDKLYQALRQDLNDLAQLQCKNSGPDAAAAARLEAFANANTDMTQATRAVIFSRGQQLQQEIAERGQFFGWQALVLFLVSLALVLLFTRMIIGPVKGIQRMINRLGEGRSLGDTVVFKGPRELRSVGQRIIWLSERLAWLESQRHQFLRHISHELKTPLASMREGTELLADEVPGPLTPEQKEIVEILDASSRNLQKLIEQLLDYNRKLADGAVALERVDIAPLIDMVVSAHSLPARAKMMHTDVALNVSACLAEPMLLMSVLDNLYSNAVHYGTESGNIYIRSYMNDSRVFIDVANTGTPIPDDEKAMIFEPFFQGSHQRKGAVKGSGLGLSIARDCIRRMQGELNIVSDDRSDVCFRIELPLEPEKSMK, from the coding sequence TTGAAACGCTGGCCCGTTTTTCCTCGTTCCCTGCGACAACTCGTCATGATGGCGTTTCTGTTGATTCTGTTGCCTCTTCTGGTTCTGGCATGGCAGGCGTGGCAAAGCCTGAATGCACTCAGTGCTCAGGCGGCATTAACAAACCGCACAACGCTGGTTGATGCACGGCGCAGTGAAGCGATGACCAATGCCGCGCTGGAGATGGAACGAAGCTATCGCCAGTATTGCGTGCTGGACGATCGTACCCTGGAAAAGGTCTATCAAAATCAACGTAAACGCTACAGCGAAATGCTGGATGCACATGCGGGCGTTCTGCCTGATGACAAGCTTTACCAGGCGCTACGCCAGGACCTGAACGATCTGGCCCAGTTGCAGTGTAAAAACAGTGGCCCGGATGCTGCTGCTGCCGCACGTCTTGAAGCGTTTGCTAACGCCAATACCGACATGACCCAGGCGACGCGAGCAGTGATTTTCTCACGGGGCCAGCAGTTGCAGCAGGAGATCGCTGAGCGAGGTCAGTTCTTTGGCTGGCAGGCGCTGGTGCTCTTTTTAGTCAGCCTGGCGCTGGTTCTGTTGTTTACTCGCATGATTATCGGCCCGGTAAAAGGCATTCAGCGGATGATCAACCGCCTGGGGGAAGGCCGTTCCCTTGGCGACACGGTTGTCTTTAAAGGCCCGAGGGAATTGCGCTCTGTGGGCCAGCGTATTATCTGGCTTTCGGAACGTCTGGCATGGCTGGAGTCCCAGCGTCATCAGTTTTTACGCCACATCTCACACGAATTAAAAACGCCACTCGCCAGTATGCGGGAAGGGACGGAGCTGCTGGCTGATGAGGTTCCAGGGCCACTGACGCCAGAACAAAAAGAGATTGTTGAGATCCTGGATGCCAGCAGCCGTAATTTGCAAAAACTTATTGAGCAATTACTGGATTACAACCGTAAACTGGCCGATGGTGCAGTGGCCCTTGAAAGGGTCGATATTGCGCCTCTGATAGACATGGTGGTCTCAGCCCATAGTCTGCCGGCAAGAGCTAAAATGATGCATACTGACGTGGCGCTTAATGTCTCAGCCTGCCTTGCCGAGCCGATGCTTTTAATGAGTGTGCTGGATAATCTTTATTCCAATGCGGTGCACTATGGTACTGAATCCGGTAACATTTATATCCGTAGTTATATGAATGATTCTCGAGTGTTTATTGACGTTGCCAATACGGGCACGCCGATTCCGGATGACGAAAAAGCGATGATTTTTGAGCCCTTTTTCCAGGGAAGTCATCAGCGAAAAGGTGCGGTAAAAGGAAGTGGTCTGGGGTTGAGTATTGCCCGCGACTGCATACGGCGCATGCAAGGCGAGCTCAATATCGTGAGTGACGATCGCTCGGATGTGTGCTTTCGTATCGAACTGCCTCTTGAGCCGGAAAAATCAATGAAATGA